In Mustela erminea isolate mMusErm1 chromosome 7, mMusErm1.Pri, whole genome shotgun sequence, the genomic stretch AACCTGCACACCCCTCTCAgggaagggtgggagggagagaaggaggcagccCCAGTTTCCTCCCAAGGGCGGGGGCTCCCACTGATGGTTTCTCAGGCTGAGGCTGCCTCCCCCCACTCTCACTCCCACTTGCCTAAGACACATTCCTGCCTTGGAGCCTTGGGGATACAGTGCAGGATGCAGGTATGCCCCCAAAACAGTAGCCATTCTGCCCAAGGAGCCAGCAATTTTTTCAGGACTCTGGATTTTTCTAGTTCCTGGCGATCACTTCCCCTGGGCAGCCCTAGACAGTGCATCTGGTTGACCTAGCTGCctgtccccccccacctccccttctatGAGTTCAGCCCCTGGGGGAATCTCTTTCCCACACCCATGATTCTGAGCTCCAACCGCCAGCCACCCTGGCCAAGTTCTTCAGAATTGCCCACAATTCTGCCAGCCTTGGCAGCCTGCAGGGGGCCCCTGAGGGCCTAAGCCAGGCGGGCTTCCGCTCTCCTTGCAGGTGGTGGTATCCACGACAGTGAGTGTGGACGGACACGTGCTGGCCGTGTCCGACAACATGTTTGTGCACAACAACTCCAAGCATGGTCGCAGGGCGCGCCGGCTGGACCCCTCTGAAGGTCAGGACCCCCGGCCCTTGGTGCCCAGCCAGCCCCCAGTCCCATCCTTGGTACAGGCCCCTGACCTGTCTCTTCTCCTGCCTGGCAGCTGCCACCCCCTGTATCAAGGCCATCAGCCCCGGGGAGGGCTGGACCACAGGAGGCGCCACCGTCATTGTCATCGGTGACAATTTCTTCGACGGATTGCAGGTCGTGTTCGGGAACGTGCTCGTGTGGAGCGAGGTGGGCCACCCCCGCCAGTCTCCCTTGGGGCCTCGCGGCTGGGCCCTCCCCTCGCCCCGGGCTGGAACCCGcaggcctcccctctcccctcgcAGCTCATCACGCCCCACGCCATACGGGTTCAGACGCCCCCGCGGCACATTCCCGGGGTGGTGGAGGTGACCCTGTCCTACAAGTCCAAGCAATTTTGCAAGGGAGCCCCCGGCCGTTTTGTCTACACAGGTAAGGAGTCAGGCGGGGgacaggggttgggggcagagaggCCTAGGGTTGCTGGAAGGAGCCCCACCCGGTGCCCCAGAGCCTGGGTCTCTGAGTTAGCCAGTATCTCAAGTTGGCCGCTGGATCCCTTGACCTCTCTTCCTTCGCTGAGCTTCTCCGTTTCTCTCTTTTCGGCCTGACTCCTCAGTCCCCTCCCAGGCTCGAGTCTCCACCCTGCCGGACTTCCTCCTTGCCTATGGTCATCCTCACCAGGGCACTCTTCACTCTTCACCCTCACAAATCCCCCccaccgcacacacacacactccccaggGTCTAGAATATCTCCCAGCGGCGGCACATCTGTTTCAAAGATTTTCCAAAATGGGCTCGATGCTCCCTAATCTACCCTCGGTCTCTTGGTTTCCCAAGCCACCCCAGTCTTCCCTCTGTATGGGCATAAACAGGTGAGCGGGCACTTGCGCGGGCACGCACacgtgtgtacacatacacacacgcgcgcgcgcacacacacagccccTGCAGAAAGCCAGGGCGAGAAGTTAACAGAGACTGGAGTATAGAATACCCCATCCCCTCTCTGTCTGACCACTGGCCAGGACCCTCTCCAccttccttctcctgccctgccccagccacCCACTTGTCCCCATCCTACTCTCCACAGATAATCTCCTAGCCCTTCCCTGCACCGCACCAGACAATCGGTAGCGATCCTAACTTACTGGTAGGGAGTTGCAGTCTAAGGGAGTGTGGGTGGGGTGGCTGGAGCTGGGATCAAAGCGTGAGGTGGGTGAAATtacaggtggaggggagggaaggacctCTAGGAGGCAGTGTGGGCTTAACAGGGCTAAGCTGAGACTGCAGTGATGAATACGGAGGTAGAGCTGGGGAAAGGCAGTCCTGGAGAAGGAATGGCAAATGCAAAGACCTGGGAATGAGTGCTTTCCCTGTCCcgggaaacagaagcaaattcACTAAATGAGTTGGTTGTGAAGAAAATGGGTAGGGCTTTGAGGCTTGGTGAGTTGGTCCAGACCCACCTGGAGAAGGAGGTCATGGGGATGCCTAGTCAGGAGTCTGCCCCCTGGCCCGCAGAGCCCTGGATGTGGGCCACAGTCCCTTCCCCAGGGCCCACACACACTTCTAACGGCCAGATACTGCTGGGAGCCCACCTGATTGGTGATAAATGGAGACTGTTGGAGTTTTTAACTTTTGTAATTAATATGTTACTCCTGATCATGCAGACAGAAAGCTCTCCCTCCAGTCCTACCCCTAGGAGTATAGAAACTAATACGTCTATATGGTTGCCCTTTTTTCGAACCACAGATGGGATGGTATAGTGCTTGTGTGTTAATGCCAAGCACCTGGCACAGGGCCcggctcagtaaatatctgttgaatcaatgagcaaagaaaggaacagaacacTCAGCGAACCGAATCTCGCTGACCCGTGTGTGCCGAGAGTTTGGGGCTGGGCTGGTTGAAGGGGGTCTGTAGCGAGGCTCCCAGATTGGTTGCTGGCGGGCTTGGCTCTGCAGCAGGCGCTGGGAGGGGGTCCTCCAAACGCCGCCCTTTCCCCCAGCCCTGAATGAGCCCACCATTGACTATGGATTCCAGAGGCTACAGAAAGCCATCCCCAGACACCCCGGAGATCCCGAGAGGCTGCCCAAGGTACTCAGAGGGGCGTGGGGACGGGGATGAGGGTGACCTGTGGtccccgggggggggggttggcggGGGTGAAGAGGCAGAGGGGACCCCGGGCCCCTTGGCCGCCCCGCGGGGCTGGCCCTCCGTCCTGCtgtctcctcccccgcccccaggaagTGCTGTTGAAGCGGGCGGCCGACTTGGCGGAGGCCCTGTACGGAGTGCCCAGCAGCAACCAGGTATGGCGCCTCCGCCTACCTCCTCGCGCCGCCAGGCCGGGGACTGTCCCCCTCCCGGCGCCTGCGGCTGCCCCGGCCGTGCCCCGCTCTTGTCTTCGCAGGAGCTCCTCCTGAAGCGCGCGGCCGACGTGGCCGAGGCTCTGTACAGCGCCCCACGCGCGCCTGCGCCGCTCGGACCCCTGGCCCCGAGCCACCCGCACCCCGCCGTCGTGGGCATCAACGCCTTTAGCAGCCCGCTGGCCATCGCCGTCGGGGACGCCACGCCGGGCCCGGAGCCGGGTGCGTCCCGCTGCCCCAGCGCGCGGCTCCCCACCCCGCGCCCGCCCTTGCTGTGTGCCTGACCACCCTCTCCCGCAGGCTACGCGCGCAGCTGTGGCAGCGCGTCCCCGCGCGGGTTCGCGCCCAGCCCCGGCTCTCAGCAGAGCAGCTACGGCAGCGGCCTCGGTGCGGGCCTCGGCGGCTACGGGACACCGGGCGTGGCCGGCCTAGGCGTGCCCGGGTCCCCTAGCTTCCTCAATGGCTCCACGGCCACCTCGCCCTTCGCCAGTGAGTGTCCCCGGCCCGGAGAGCTGCATGGGGCTCGGTCCTGCCCCCTCCCGGCCCAGGGCGGGTGGGGGGCTTCCGGCGACTTTCTCACCACAGTCGTGTGACCCGTCTCTGCTGTTGGAGGCCTGTCCCTCAAGCCCACCCTTCGGCAGGATCCCGGACCCTGGGGCCGGGGCAGTTCTCGCACCTTTAGTCTCTTTGCCGATTTCAGCTGCATACCTAGTTTCTagccctcctctccttctgaaaGGGGCCTTAACCCGGCGCCGGGGTATCCAGATGAAACCTGGCGGACCGCCACCTTTCCGTCTTACGCCAGGACTTTGGGGGGAGGCTGGCGCCCCCTGCCGGAGGCCCTAGGGAACTAATGGCTCAGACCAAATGGGTACCTGTctggggggcgggtggggaaACAGGACTGGTGGGAAGATGTGGCTCCCTGCAGTCAGCTAGGGAAGAGCAAAGGAAGTCCGTGTGGTCGGACAGCTGGATTCAGGATTTGAAAGCCCAAGTCAGGAGCTGTCATTTAGCAAgttactttatttctttcagcttcagtttcttgtctgtaaaattaGATCAGTGTCCCCCTGCCTAGGGTGTTCTCAGATCTGAATGCGCCACTGTGCGTGAAATGCCCAGACTTAGAAAGGGTGCATGATTTCACATCCTGGGTACTGCTCTTCTTGGCTGTGGGCTTGAGCCTGACTCTCTCCTGGTGGTCTGGGCTCAGCTTCTGGGACCCAAAACCCCATATTCCCGTGTTTACACAGGCCATGAACCTCTGCTGTCTCTACCTAAACCCCTGTgtctcctggctctctgctcaggccaGACTCCTCTTCTTCCACTTCCATCAGATTGGAACAGCATTCTTAAAGACTCTGGGTGCCCCTTGAATTCTAAACTGGTGGGGTCTAGACTACCAACCCCTCTCTTCCATCACACACACAGTGCAGTCAGAAGTGGGGAACCTACTGCCCCGGGGGGCAGAAGCCACCCCATCTGGGATCTCCCTGTTTAGCCAGAGAATCAAGAATTCTAAAGTGGCTTGAGCCCTGCTTCCAGCATCAGTTGGGAACCCTGCACTTACCTAAGTGTCAGTCCCATCTCATAACCAGGTCTTACCCACGTCCCCATCCATTCCCTGTGTTCTTCTCATTGAGTTGGCCAGGAGATGCCTGAAATGACATCTGTCTGCTTGGGCCTCCTTTTGGTTTTCTGCTTTGGCCACCAGCAACTCCCAGTTGGACCCACAAATCCCAGTACTACCCAAGCTACAATATGTGGATGTGAGCTCCCAGCTTTGAAAGATACAGTACACTTTCTGACATTCGTCTCCAGCCCTCCTCAGAGTTCCATGATCCTCATCCATTAGCTGTGAGCACTGTCTTTGGGAGTGGGTGCTCCATGAGGCTGAGAACATTAATTTGGAAAAGGGGTAGCTGTTGAAGGCATCACTTTATCCAAGGGGAATTGGGGGTGGTGTGCTCTGATGCCAAAGGCAGCCTTCTCGAGCCATTGGTTTCTTTCAGAAATCGCCCACCTCATGCCAGCTGCTTGGACAGCACTCAAATCACAGCCTTATTTGTAttcagaagagagagacagggaaaagggTTTCGATGAGAATGTAGAAAGGAGGATCCAGAAGGGCCCAAAACCCTAGGAGAGGAGGCCGCAGGAAGGAAGGACAGCCAGAGCCTGGTTGCAGGAGGCTCCCTGGCTATTCTCAGAGGAGCGGTGAACAGCCCTTGGTGCCCAGGAGGTCTCAAATAGGAAGATGCAAGGATGTGgatttctgtgtttttgcttAAACTTGCCTGGCTGGAGGAGGGAGATACAGGAGGCCTCCAGGCCCTGGTTAGGGGTGACAAGGACCTGTGTTAAGCTGGCAGAGAACAAAGTGCCCAGTGCAGGTGTGTGGGGAAGGTTGGTAAGGGAAACATATGTGTGGAGGAAGTTAGGGTACTTGTGTGAGTTAAGATCGTGGGCAACAACGCCATATAACAGGAAGCTGTGCGTACCCCCCCAAACATCCCTGATCCCTTGCCCCAGCTTTGTTATGAACCCTGATC encodes the following:
- the EBF4 gene encoding transcription factor COE4 isoform X2, which encodes MDTLPRGGLNLKEEPLLPAGLGSVRSWMQGAGILDASTAAQSGVGLARAHFEKQPPSNLRKSNFFHFVLAMYDRQGQPVEVERTAFIDFVEKDREPGAEKTNNGIHYRLRLVYNNGLRTEQDLYVRLIDSMSKQAIIYEGQDKNPEMCRVLLTHEIMCSRCCDRKSCGNRNETPSDPVIIDRFFLKFFLKCNQNCLKNAGNPRDMRRFQVVVSTTVSVDGHVLAVSDNMFVHNNSKHGRRARRLDPSEAATPCIKAISPGEGWTTGGATVIVIGDNFFDGLQVVFGNVLVWSELITPHAIRVQTPPRHIPGVVEVTLSYKSKQFCKGAPGRFVYTALNEPTIDYGFQRLQKAIPRHPGDPERLPKEVLLKRAADLAEALYGVPSSNQELLLKRAADVAEALYSAPRAPAPLGPLAPSHPHPAVVGINAFSSPLAIAVGDATPGPEPGYARSCGSASPRGFAPSPGSQQSSYGSGLGAGLGGYGTPGVAGLGVPGSPSFLNGSTATSPFAIMPSSPPLAAASSMSLPAAAPTTSVFSFSPVNMISAVKQRSAFAPVLRPPSSPPQACPRAHGEGLPDQPFEDSDKFHSSARGLQGLAYS